The DNA segment taacaaaaaatatatatattcgcaTATATactgtttttaaagaaataccTTATGTTTCGATACGAACTCTTCTTCTGGAATCAGATTATCTTCTGatcgcatttttttatttggtggcTCTTCATCTACTGACATTAGTGGAAGGGGCATCATTGTTTGATCCATTATATTTGGTACGGATGGCATTTGCGGTGGTCCACCGGATTGTATAGGCATATAACCACCTACGGGATATGGTGGAGCTgagaatttttcattattaaaacaattttatgaatttgacaTATTTCATACCCAACATTGGGGGCGGTGGTCTCATTGGCATCATCATTACTGGCGCAGAAGGTGGCATATTATGCGGAGATGGCTGAGAGTGCGTTTGCTGTTGTGACGATTGCTGTGATTGATGATGATGGTGAGAAACAACATGATGTCCAAGTTGAGAATGACCTTTAATAGATGCTGGATGTGATAGTGGTGGTGCCGATAAAGAAGGTTTGTTGCTAACTGGTTTAGGCccaatcttttctttttcttcatctgGAAGAAGGCCTTTTACCtatatttgaattttcagttatttaattacttattatatgtatatatatatatatatactttatgaaTTTGATGAATCTGGTCTTCCAAAGTAATATTAGCTCGAGCCGCTCGTGTTGCTGCCTCCACGCTTGATGTATGCCCATCCCAAGTGACGCGAtcatctttttttgtttcctctTCACCCAATTTCTTTCCAATAACTGTCTCTTCATCGCCAACGCCAAAAATATCTGTACGACGTTCTGCTAATTGTTTTAGACTAGCCTCAATAGCAGTACCAGCAGCATATACTGTATcttgattaattttttcaacagtATGTTTATCACGCTGTTCAACCCAACGGGGATCCAATAAACCAATACGCATATGTTCTGCCACCTTTGATGCCGGTATTTTTTCCCCGGTTATTGGAGAAATCAAATACTCATCTGTAGTTGCTGGCTTCTGTTGTTTCTGCTGAATAGCTTTCGGATCGTATTTCTTAACCACAACCTTATCATGTGTTGGTGGTAAAAGAGGTGTAACTGGTGGCTGCATCTTTGAATTAGATGGAGACTCTTCATCACTAGAGGCTTCGTCCATATCTTGAACTTGTGTATTATCTTTCTTCACATTAGTTCCTTGTTGATTATATGTGGTGCCTTTCATTTGTATGCCAGTACGATTTTCCATTTGTGACAATTTAAGTCGGACTGTTTCCTCTTGACTATCTTCTTCTTCCGATTCAATTTGCATTTCTATGTCCCCATCTTCTTCCAGCAATCTTTCTTCCATTAGTACACGAGCACCTACTTCTTCAGGTGTTGTTGGTGGTGGAAAATTGCCTGTTTCAAAAGGTTGATAGTCTACTGTTTCAACCACTACGAAATCATGCCAATCTATTTGAGCGTAAGCCACTGAAAGAATGTTCATTAttataatgtataataaaaatgtatcgtATATCGCACCCCTCTCTTTCTCAACTTTCTCCTCTTCACGTCGACGTTGAGCTTCTTGATGCTTTTGCCAATTTGCCCTGTATTTTACTTGTTCTAAAACTAAATTCATACTGCTACGTCCTTCCGAACCCTCTATACGTAATTTGTTTAAAAGATCTTTGGGaggaattaatatttttgtgtactgctctaataattttgtgaaatattgaAACAATGAGTGCTGGGGTCTTAAAAAGTCAAACTGGAAATTACGTTGCTCACGGTTCATGAGATTTGTCAGAAATTGACGACCATTTCGGGCTACAAATTGTGCTGTTAACTTAACAATGTCTctgaaaagtaaatttaaaaaaaatcaaaacttttagAAGTTAGTTATATACTTACAAATCTAAAGCAGATATAGACGGAGGGTCTGCTATAAACTCAAAGTCTTGAGGAGGGTCTTTAGGCACAAATTGTTGCTCTGCTACTTGTTTTAGAAGttcttgttgcttttgctgtgCAGCACTTGTAACAGATAACTGCTTAACACCAGTAATAACACTTGGACCGCCAGATGCATCTGTTTTTAATGAAGTTTCATAC comes from the Bactrocera neohumeralis isolate Rockhampton chromosome 2, APGP_CSIRO_Bneo_wtdbg2-racon-allhic-juicebox.fasta_v2, whole genome shotgun sequence genome and includes:
- the LOC126763444 gene encoding splicing factor 3A subunit 1 isoform X2; its protein translation is MPSLEVDNGINSSINGDDQSKSLSGPIIGIIYPPPEVRNIVDKTASFVARNGPEFEARIRQNELGNAKFNFLSSGDPYNAYYRHKVNEFREGKGKYKEYLNNIQQWYETSLKTDASGGPSVITGVKQLSVTSAAQQKQQELLKQVAEQQFVPKDPPQDFEFIADPPSISALDLDIVKLTAQFVARNGRQFLTNLMNREQRNFQFDFLRPQHSLFQYFTKLLEQYTKILIPPKDLLNKLRIEGSEGRSSMNLVLEQVKYRANWQKHQEAQRRREEEKVEKERVAYAQIDWHDFVVVETVDYQPFETGNFPPPTTPEEVGARVLMEERLLEEDGDIEMQIESEEEDSQEETVRLKLSQMENRTGIQMKGTTYNQQGTNVKKDNTQVQDMDEASSDEESPSNSKMQPPVTPLLPPTHDKVVVKKYDPKAIQQKQQKPATTDEYLISPITGEKIPASKVAEHMRIGLLDPRWVEQRDKHTVEKINQDTVYAAGTAIEASLKQLAERRTDIFGVGDEETVIGKKLGEEETKKDDRVTWDGHTSSVEAATRAARANITLEDQIHQIHKVKGLLPDEEKEKIGPKPVSNKPSLSAPPLSHPASIKGHSQLGHHVVSHHHHQSQQSSQQQTHSQPSPHNMPPSAPVMMMPMRPPPPMLGGYMPIQSGGPPQMPSVPNIMDQTMMPLPLMSVDEEPPNKKMRSEDNLIPEEEFVSKHKSPITIQIQIPNVVDKSEWKLNGQTIAFSLSLADTVSNLKAKIQDETGMPPAKQKISYEGMFFKDSNTMAFYNLLSGATIHLQIKERGGRKK
- the LOC126763444 gene encoding splicing factor 3A subunit 1 isoform X3; translated protein: MPSLEVDNGINSSINGDDQSKSLSGPIIGIIYPPPEVRNIVDKTASFVARNGPEFEARIRQNELGNAKFNFLSSGDPYNAYYRHKVNEFREGKDASGGPSVITGVKQLSVTSAAQQKQQELLKQVAEQQFVPKDPPQDFEFIADPPSISALDLDIVKLTAQFVARNGRQFLTNLMNREQRNFQFDFLRPQHSLFQYFTKLLEQYTKILIPPKDLLNKLRIEGSEGRSSMNLVLEQVKYRANWQKHQEAQRRREEEKVEKERVAYAQIDWHDFVVVETVDYQPFETGNFPPPTTPEEVGARVLMEERLLEEDGDIEMQIESEEEDSQEETVRLKLSQMENRTGIQMKGTTYNQQGTNVKKDNTQVQDMDEASSDEESPSNSKMQPPVTPLLPPTHDKVVVKKYDPKAIQQKQQKPATTDEYLISPITGEKIPASKVAEHMRIGLLDPRWVEQRDKHTVEKINQDTVYAAGTAIEASLKQLAERRTDIFGVGDEETVIGKKLGEEETKKDDRVTWDGHTSSVEAATRAARANITLEDQIHQIHKVKGLLPDEEKEKIGPKPVSNKPSLSAPPLSHPASIKGHSQLGHHVVSHHHHQSQQSSQQQTHSQPSPHNMPPSAPVMMMPMRPPPPMLAPPYPVGGYMPIQSGGPPQMPSVPNIMDQTMMPLPLMSVDEEPPNKKMRSEDNLIPEEEFVSKHKSPITIQIQIPNVVDKSEWKLNGQTIAFSLSLADTVSNLKAKIQDETGMPPAKQKISYEGMFFKDSNTMAFYNLLSGATIHLQIKERGGRKK
- the LOC126763444 gene encoding splicing factor 3A subunit 1 isoform X1, translating into MPSLEVDNGINSSINGDDQSKSLSGPIIGIIYPPPEVRNIVDKTASFVARNGPEFEARIRQNELGNAKFNFLSSGDPYNAYYRHKVNEFREGKGKYKEYLNNIQQWYETSLKTDASGGPSVITGVKQLSVTSAAQQKQQELLKQVAEQQFVPKDPPQDFEFIADPPSISALDLDIVKLTAQFVARNGRQFLTNLMNREQRNFQFDFLRPQHSLFQYFTKLLEQYTKILIPPKDLLNKLRIEGSEGRSSMNLVLEQVKYRANWQKHQEAQRRREEEKVEKERVAYAQIDWHDFVVVETVDYQPFETGNFPPPTTPEEVGARVLMEERLLEEDGDIEMQIESEEEDSQEETVRLKLSQMENRTGIQMKGTTYNQQGTNVKKDNTQVQDMDEASSDEESPSNSKMQPPVTPLLPPTHDKVVVKKYDPKAIQQKQQKPATTDEYLISPITGEKIPASKVAEHMRIGLLDPRWVEQRDKHTVEKINQDTVYAAGTAIEASLKQLAERRTDIFGVGDEETVIGKKLGEEETKKDDRVTWDGHTSSVEAATRAARANITLEDQIHQIHKVKGLLPDEEKEKIGPKPVSNKPSLSAPPLSHPASIKGHSQLGHHVVSHHHHQSQQSSQQQTHSQPSPHNMPPSAPVMMMPMRPPPPMLAPPYPVGGYMPIQSGGPPQMPSVPNIMDQTMMPLPLMSVDEEPPNKKMRSEDNLIPEEEFVSKHKSPITIQIQIPNVVDKSEWKLNGQTIAFSLSLADTVSNLKAKIQDETGMPPAKQKISYEGMFFKDSNTMAFYNLLSGATIHLQIKERGGRKK